One Mus pahari chromosome 10, PAHARI_EIJ_v1.1, whole genome shotgun sequence genomic window, GTAGAAGAGAAAGGATGAAGCACTCGGGTGTGTATGTGCAAGCCTACAGAGGAAGCTTGTCATAAGAGAAGCATCTGGGCTTCCAGCCTTCCCTCCTCAGAAGTTCAAGGGGGTGGAGGCCAGCCTTCCCTGTGAGCAAAGACTCCTGAGGGGACGAACCCCTGACACCCAAAGTCTCTGACCCACATGCAGCTTGCCCCATCCATCTTCAACAGGACCTGACTTCTCCAGCTCAATCCTggagagacgtgtgtgtgtgtgtgtgtgtgtgtgtgtgtaaaaccctATAAGTACTGGCTCTTCTCAAGCTGTCACAGTGGCCTGGACACTGtccctctggctggctggctagtgcAGAAGATGCTGGGGAGTTACGTAAAGGCAGGGCCCGCAGTGGACAAACAAGCAGCGTCCACTGGCCGGCCACTCAGTCAGTAAGTGGGGCGGTTGCTGGTCACAGGATGTGGGGGGTGAGTTCTGCCCACTCTTAGTAAAGGCTCGAGGGAGCCCCTTGTCTACTGGGGCAGCACCCTGAGGCTGGGGAGCTTACTAACCCCGACAGTgccaggagaaggggaagaggtgaGTGTGCTAGTAACCGGCTGGGGTCATCCTTCTTTGACCCTCCACGTGGTGTTTGCTCAGAGGGATTTGCTATCAGACTCCCTGGCGCCCAGAGTATAAAGTAAGAGTGTCTGCTCTCTGTGCCCAGAACGGAGCAGGTGAGCTTACATGGCACAGGgaatggtggggggtgggggtggcagcaAAGGTAGGAGAGAGCTGCAGATAGGGGCTAGCAGAAAGCCTGCCACACTGTAGTGTGCCAGTTCTCATCCCTAAAAGGGGCcgggaggcaggaagacaggcaaACAAGGGAGCTAGATTGCATTGAGGTGGGTGGGTCATCTCTGTAGTGCAGCCCGAGTTCCAGGTTCCCTACTTTGTGACAGAGGTAAGGAGCAATCCACCCCTGTTGTCTGAGGAAGacatctcttccttcctgcctcacccgcccccccagcccccaccctcaaAAGTGCCTAGTTCAGTTCTCTGGAGCTTTCGACACGATGTTACCTACACGCTGGGGAAGGGTTATCGGGATTTGAGGCGGGCACCCCCTAGACCAGGCTTCCTAGATCTAGTTCCTGGCTTTGCCTCTCTCCCGATCAAGCCTCCACCTACCTTCCTTCTCAAGGTTCATCGTGGAAAGCATGGCTGCACTCATCACTTGGGCCCTCGCCCTCCTCTCAGGTGGGTCTTCCGGCCGACTGCCGTGTGGGCTTGGGATGGAGGGTGGGCTGAGGGGCCTGGTCCTTCATTGTCTCATCTTTCTCTGCAGTGTTTGCAAGCACACAGGCACGGAAGAGCTTCTGGGACTACTTCAGCCAGAACAGTTGGAACAAAGGCATGATGGGCCAGCCGCAGAAGCTGGCACAGGAGTAAGTAGCCTGGGCAAGGGCGTGCTGAGGGTTCGAGACAGCCCTGCTGTGGGATGATTCCTTGGCTCTGTGGTTAACGTGGAAGCTGAGGGAGCCAGCCCTGCCTATAGAACCAAACACAGCTCAGTCATCCTGGGCGCCCTCTGCCCAAGTCTCTCCTGCCCATGGCACCTGAGATTAGCATGCCACAGAACGACAAAATGGTGTGAATCTTGGCTTGTGTGTGACACCTTCTTGGATGGTATTGTAAGACCAAATGCCATTTTGTGTTCTGAATGTAACAATGCAGTTGGCTGGAGTCAGGACTAAAGAAAGACCAAGCTCTGGGGCCACtcctcctgtcctggcttctgcaGAAGAATGTTGGTGTCCCACAGCTTTGGGAAAGGGGACAATTCAAGGCTAGCAGTCTAATGGcctgattctctttctttctccttctccaggaACCTGAAAGGCAGCTTCGAGCAAGACCTCTACaatatgaacaattttctagaaaagCTGGGACCCTTGAGAGGGCCTGGGAAGGAGCCTCCTCTGCTGGCCCAGGATCCAGAAGGCATCCGGAAACAGCTGCAGCAGGAGCTGGGGGAAGTGAGCGCGCGCCTGGAGCCCTTCATGGCTGCGAAGCACCAGCAGGTAGGCTGGAACTTGGAGGGCCTGAGGCAGCAGTTGAAACCCTACACAGCAGAGCTGATGGAGCAGGTGGGCCTGAGTGTGCAGGAGCTGCAAGAGCAGCTGCGAGTGGTGGGAGAAGACACCAAGGCTCAACTCCTGGGGGGTGTGGACGAGGCGCTGAACCTGCTGCAGGACATGCAGAGTCGAGTGCTGCACCATACAGATCGGGTCAAAGAGCTTTTCCACCCTTACGCAGAGCGCTTGGTGACCGGAATTGGGCACCACGTGCAGGAGCTGCACCGGAGTGTCGCTCCTCATGCAATTGCCAGCCCCGCGCGACTCAGTCGCTGCGTGCAGACCCTGTCTAACAAACTCACACTTAAGGCAAAGGACCTGCACACCAGCATCCAACGCAACCTGGACCAGCTGCGCGACGAGCTCAGCGCCTTCATCCGTGTCAGCACAGATGGGGCAGAAGACGGAGACTCCCTGGACCCTCAGGCTCTCTCGGAGGAGGTCCGCCAGAGACTGCAGGCTTTTCGACATGACACCTACCTGCAGATTGCTGCATTTACTCAGGCCATTgaccaggagacagaggaaatcCAGCACCAGCTAGCACCACCCCCGCCTAGCCACAGTGCCTTTGCTCCTGAGTTGGGACACTCAGACAGTAATAAGGCCCTGAGCAGACTGCAGAGCCGACTGGACGACCTGTGGGAAGACATCGCCTATGGCCTTCATGACCAGGGCCATAGTCATCTGAGTGACCCTGAGGGTCATTCGGGTTAACCCTCCAGCTCATTGTCTGGACCCTGAGCCGCTAGCATGGCCTATTAGGCAGAGGGTGGAGGGTCCTGCACACTATAGGTGGGGCCACTAAAGGTGCTGCTGTCCCAATCTACCCAGCCTCCTCAACTCCCCCACTCAGGGAGGGGCATTACACACAGTAGGTTTGCTAACCCAGCTTCTGGTGCTCATTTGGGACTCCTAAGTAGCAAGAGTGGGGTGCCGGGAGTGGGGAGATGGTGTGTGGGGGAGACTGACCGCAAGCCAGTGCTTGACCGTGCTGGagacctgtgccaccacaaccTGGAGTCGGGCTCCCCTGACTTCTCGCAGCCTGGTGCTCGCTGTTATAGTTGGTCCACGGAGAGGAACTCCTGTCTCCCCAGGGTTGTCAGGAGAGCTTTTGAAGGAAGGGAGCGGGGGGAGAGCATGATGCAGAGAGCATGTGATGGAGTGTGTACATCCCTGCCAGTGGTCCTGCTGGTGGGTCAGTGACGGGGTGGGGCAGAGCCCCTATTTCCGTAGAGAACTCTGAACCGAGACATCCACGCGGTGGGGGAGGGCTTCTAAAAAAATCCTGTACAGAGCAAACCGTGTGCCTTCCTCATCATACAGTCCCTACCTCCTGACTCTCGGGGTGGAACTGACTTTTGGTTGGAATGAAATAGATGCTCATGATGGAACTTTGTTGGTTCGGCGTGACTCTCATTGGACCATGTCCGAGAGCAGTTGCCGCCCCTCTGCCTCGGAACACATTCACCATCCACTCGTACCCCCTTGCTCGCTCTGTCTCTTTTCCATTCCTGGTCTACTCTGGGTGAGTTCTGCTGTAGAACTCCTGACTAGACAATGGCTGTCACATTTGATGGGGTGAGGCGGAAGGTGGGGGGAATTTTTCCACAGTCTACAGATCCCAGGACAGCGTGTATGCTGTCACTGGAGAAGCATGCTCTCCCTGAAATCCCTGAAGGACCCCCTCACCCTTGGTCCTGTGTTCTGATTCCTCATGCCTGTTTGACCCTCTTCTTGGGATTGATAAAAACTCTCGCTTTGAGacagatctcactatgtaataTTTGCTGGCCTGGAATACAGTATGTAGATCAGATTAGCCTCACATTAatagagatctgtttgcctctgactcctaagtACTAGGGTTAACAACATGCTCGGAGACCTAGAAACCCTCTTTCGTATACACACTCACTCAGATATCAAAGATCGCCAGAGACCAGTGAaacaggatgggggtggggaaggaaagcACAAACACTTCTCTGTCTGGCTCAGCGCTCTTTCTTCCCAGCTCAGCCTGCCCTGCACAGGATGCTTGATACCTCCCCACTACAGATCCTCTATGAAGCTGGGCTCCACGCAACCACACCCTTGTTACCCTCCATACTGTAGATAAAGCCAGTTTCAGCCACGGAACTGGGTTGTGGTCCAAGACTTAAGAGAGGAAGCGCTAGAAAGGAAACTTGAAAGAACCCGATAAAGTAGGGTGTTTTGTTAGGAAACAGGGAGAGATTAAGACAGCGAATGCGAATGCAGTGGGGGATGAGAAGCAGTAAGAAGAAGGGCAGTGTATTTAGAGTTAGGGGCGGTGTTTAAAAGGGCTGGGGGAAAGAGAAACAGGGAGGGGAGAAGCTAACAGGAACGGGGACCCAGGCAAGGTCTGGCCACAGTTTTGAGGGCCCAGCCTAGGGGATTTTACATAGACCTGGGGACAAACAGGCTACCCGTATAGAGGAGCCACAACTAGAATTGGATCAGAGTAGCGCCGGtcttaatttattatatgtacactgtagctgtcttcagaagagggcgtcagatcccattatgaacggttgtgagacaccatgtgattgttgggatttgaactcaggacctttggaagagcagtcagtgctcttaaccactgagccagcgtGGGTCTTCTCTAGCTACGGAAGTGCAGTTCAGGAACCGGAAGTCTTTGTCAGTGACTGACCCAGGAAGCGCAGGGTCTGCGGCTTCTTTAAGAAGGGGCGGCAACAGCGGCTGGAGGAAGTGAGGTCTCAGGGGCCGCGGAAGCCGGAAGCTGCCGCCGGAGCAACGCTTGGGGACATGTCGGCCAGCGGGGCTGTGCAGCCGGGACACCCGGGGGCAGCCGTCGGGCCCTCGCCCGCAGCGGCTGCGTCACCAGCCACCGGGCCTTTGTTCCGGCCCCTGAGCGCCGAGGATGAGGAGCAACAGCCCACCGAGATCGAGTCACTGTGCATGAACTGTTACCGGAACGTGAGTCTGAGGCCGGGGCATCACCCAGCCGTGCACCCAGGGTGCAAACAAGCCGAAGTCATTCTCCCCAACGCCGCTTCTGCTTCCCTAGGGCACGACGCGACTTCTGCTCACCAAGATCCCCTTCTTTAGAGAAATCATCGTGAGCTCCTTTTCCTGCGAGCACTGTGGCTGGAACAACACCGAGATCCAGTCTGCAGGCAGGATCCAGGACCAGGGAGTGCGCTACACCTTGACCGTGAGAAGCCAAGAGGTGAGCGCAGACCACAGAAGCAACCCACGGTTTCAGAGAGAGCATTGGAGGCCAGAGTCAATAACTCTGGTCCAGACTCTGGGCCCTTCACCAGACCTGTCCCAAGCCCTTAGTGTCCTCCTTTgacggtggcggtggtggtgctgGCCTCTGTTGTGCTGCTCTGAGTGGTGAACGTGCTTTGCGAATTTTGTGGGAGTGATGGGACGATTGAGCCGGACTTTATGGGTGGTGTCCTTAGCTTCTGGGTAGTCAGGCTGACACCGTGAGTACTATCCTGAAGTAGTTTGGACTCTTCTGAAtggaaggcaggaagaagaaagatctgGGTTGGTATCTGATGGAGAGATGGTCTGTTTATTTTCCAAGCTTTATTGCTGACCTCTTTTAGCTAGAACACTTTGCTTTCTGTCCAGGACATGAACAGAGAAGTGGTGAAGACAGACTCAGCCACCACACGGATCCCCGAGCTGGATTTTGAGATTCCAGCCTTCAGCCAGAAGGGAGGTGAGTTTTAAGGTGTGTGAGCTGTTCACGCCTTGCTGAAATGTTTCCTATTTTCTTGCAAAGCCTGGTGCCAGGTCACACCTAGTGGCTTGTGTTTTGGCCATGTAATTATCGTGGAGTTTTCATGTTTTAATGTGAGTAGAAAGTTATAGTTAaatttctccccctctccccctcctcctccccctccccctccccctctccctcttttttccctgagacagggtttctctgtgtagccctggctgtcctggaactcactctgtagaccaggctggccttgcactcagaaatccgcctgcctctgcctccaaagtgttgggattaaaggcgtgcgccaccgctcCCCTGCtagttaaatttctttttttttttcttttttttctttttttttttaagatttatttatttattatatgtaagtacactgtagctgtcttcagacactccagaagagggagtcagatcttgttacggatggttatgagccaccatgtggttgctgggattagaactctggaccttctggaccttctgaagagcagtcaggtgctcttacccactgagccatctcaccagccccggctaGTTAAATTTCTTAAGAGTCCAGTGAGACAGACCATGGTGTGCTTAGTTTAGAgctttatagatgaggaaaagGAGGCCCGCAGAGTGGTGAGGGTCATGCAGACAAGTGATAGCATGTTAGCACTCACTTATCTTCTGTTTCATTCACAAGCTCTGACCACTGTTGAAGGACTCATCAGCCGCGCAATCTCTGGCCTGGAACAGGATCAGCCCACACGACGGGTGAGCAGGGATTTTTATCAAATTACAGCAACTCAAGGGATCACTAAAGTTTGTACTGAAATAGAGTCAGATTCCTATGTAGTCAAACTGAATCAGACCAGATGTTGGGGAACGTTTTGACCAAGCACATAAAGGAgctagttcttcatgttgtgctcTCCCATCCCAGGTTGCGGTGTGCCCTTTCGCCCCCTTGTGTGCTCATGCTTCACTTCAGATAATGTAAAATTACCTTGGAAGAGTCTTTGGGTTATCTACAGCTTCCTGAGTATTCATTTATATCTGTACttattattatagaaataatGTCATTGCACATGCTGCCGTCTGTCTCTAGCTGGCTAGAGAGGCATAACAGAATTTTGGACTTCtaaaggaatttctttttaattatgtgttatGTGCCCGTGTGATGTATGATGTAAATGTGATGGCAGATACCTTTGTGGACCAGAAGCAACAGTTCTCCATGGAGATAGAGTTACAGTGCAGTGgtataataaataagaaaataagccCTGCCTCCTACCCCTACATCGTTTATAAAATTCAGATGTGCTTCTTGTGTCTCACTATGAAATTTGGGTCCCTGTGCTCCCAGTCTAAGATGGATGTTAAGGGTAAGGGTCTGACGGAAGGGATGTGGCCGTCGGAGGGTTGGGGCGTGGGGTGTACTGCCAAATCTGCAGTGTTCATTCTGTTCCTGGCAGGCAATGGAAGGCGCCATAGCAGAAAGAATTGATGAGTTCATTGGCAAACTGAAGGACCTAAAGCAAATGGCTTCCCCTTTTACGCTGGTAAGTACTGAGCGACTGCAGCCGCTTTCAGTGTAAGGAGGAGGGGAGCATCCATTGACACTGACTGATGCCCGGTAATCATGGAGCTTGGCAAGTggaggaggcaagaagatcaagagTTTGGACTCATCCTTGACTTCATAGCACGCTATAGGCCAGGCTAGGCTATGCTGAAACCCAACCTGGATGGAAGTTACGTATGGTTTGTTTTACTCTCACCTCCCTTCTCTGTTAGATCATTGATGACCCCTCGGGAAACAGCTTTGTAGAAAACCCACATGCTCCCCAGAAAGATAATGCCTTGGTGATCACATACTATGACCGAACCCCCCAGCAAGCTGAGATGCTGGGGCTCCAAGTAAGTGGATGTTCTGGGGTTGCCCTGTGTTCTGGGTCCTGAAGTCACTAAAGTCACTTTGCTATTGCTGCCACCATCATCCAGTCCATCCTGTCACGGCCTTTTATCACCCTCATGTTATGTCACACAAAGCAGGTGTCACAGGAACCCAGCCTTGAGCCCTGTCTTTCTCTTGTCTGAGGATTTGCTTTGGCTTCTCTATCCGTCTGTCCTTTGAGGTGTCTGTACCTTATAGGGAACAAAGGCATTCTCTCCCTCTTCAAGTAGGGCAGGGGGTCTACTGTAGGCTGAGGTCTATCTGCCAACTTACGGTTTgtgcctctgttctttcaggcAGAAGCACCAGAGGAGAAGGCGGAAGAGGAAGACCTTAGAAACGAAGTGCGTGGTGTTGGCTCCCTTTGAAGACAATAGTGGAGTTGTGGGTTGAGACTGGCGAATGTCCAGTGTGTCACCGTCACAGCTCACATGGGTGACCACCTGTGGGATGTCTTCAGCTCAAAGCACTGGGGATGCTCAGTCTGTGCCCCTTTATTATGTCCTAGGTGCTCCAGTTCAACACTAACTGCCCGGAGTGCAACGCTCCAGCTCAGACCAACATGAAGCTTGTCCGTATCTTTCAGCAGGCAATTGGGTTGCTCTTCAGCTGACTCGGGCATGGACGTTATATTAGAGACGGGAGCCTTCCCTTCAGGGAAAGCCAGTGCTTTGTCCTCAGTGGTGAGGATGAACCTTTAATGAAACTATATACTACATACCTTGGCTTCTGAGTGTGGCCAGGTcttcatgtgtgtgagcacaaggCCTGTTTATTGTAGTCTTGGGTCCTGCATCTGTTTGTGTGGCACTTGGCTTTGCTTTTccttggaggagggaggggttttGCTCTCCTTGAAGCAGATAGACTTCTTTAACTCCACCTTCCAGAAATCCCCCACTTTAAAGAGGTTATCATCATGGCCACCAACTGTGAGAATTGTGGGCATCGGACTAATGAGGTGGGTGGGAGAAGATTGGCATTGGGGCAACAACGCCTTTGTAGCAATCCACCAGCTTCCTGGATCTACCTGAGGATGGCCATCAGCTGTAATTGGGTCTTTTGGGGGCTTAGTGCTGGGGAGGAGCCACTGAATGAGCTGAGAATTAGCCTAGACAGAAGTTGGAAATACGAGATTGCAAGATGGATGGAAAACTGAACTTGTGGAAGGGGCTGTGGTTCCTCAGAGGGCTTTAGGTTGGACAGATTGTGACTCAGTGAAGAACTCAGGGGAGCTGCTGGGAATGGATTTGGTGGCTGCTGTCAAGGTTGTAAGCCCTCCTTCCCAAGTGTATCGAGCATAAGCTGATTAAATTTAAATTGTGGGGAATCAGTGGACAGCAAACCTGAGGCCTCATGCAGACTAGGCAAGAGCGCTGTTAGTGAGCTTTGTCCCAGCCCTGATTAAATTCCTAGTCTATGACAGCGAATGCGGGGATGGACTGAAAGCCGTACAAGCCTCTTTCATCCCCTGACAGTCgcagggttttttcttttcttttctttttaaggtataTTCAGGGTTTCTTGGCAGTTCAGCCTAAAGTTGGTATGCTACCAGGGCTGAGCACAGTGTTCTGTGAACTCTTGatgatttctgtttctgtcactgATGCCCTCGTTGGTAGGGGCTTCCATCATGGGAAGCTGTTAGTGGGAGCCTACATAAAGCTGAAGTCTTTCTGGCAGCAGATGAGGCCTGGGGTCTCTCTGGGGCTGCTCCTGACCATCATTTCCACAGGTGAAGTCCGGAGGAGCTGTAGAACCTTTGGGTACCAGGATCACCCTCCACATCACAGATCCCTCAGACATGACCAGAGACCTCCTCAAGGTAGCCAATGGGAAAATAGCTGTCATCATATAGCTGCTTCAGTCTAGAGGAAATGATCATTTTAGTGCTTAAGAACACAAGGAACCCCGTAACTCCATGGGCTTAAATGGCCCTGAGAAGGCTTTCTCCATGACTGGGACTACAGACTCAGAAGGTGGCCCCTAATCTTTCTGAGCAATGACTTGGCTGCTTTTTAGTTACCATTGGCTATATGGTCTCTTCTCTGACCCTAATGACAAGGTACAATAGCTTGTAGGTGTGACTCAGTTTTAGTTTGTTATGCTAACTTCAAGTTGGTTCAGATGGGGGAGTGAATTTCTGGCTTTTAGCCAGGTACTGAGAGTAAACTAGCATTCTAACTTTGTCTTCAAACTGTCACTGGTTTATTTTGGTTGGCTTTCTTTGTTCCTAGTTTAAATCAgtttgtctctctgtatgtctgtccatctgtcaggTGCTAtggattgaacctgggacctctgtaaTACTAGACAAGGGCTCTTGGATGAAGCTATGCTGCCATCATGTGATTTAATCGTAAATTTGACCTATTGTTTTATAGTCTGAGACCTGTAGTGTGGAAATCCCAGAGCTCGAGTTTGAACTGGGAATGGCAGTACTTGGGGGCAAGTTCACCACTCTAGAAGGACTGCTGAAAGACATCCGAGAATTGGTGAGTGCAGTGTGCTGTCTGGCTTCTGTTAGCGGTTTGCCAGGGGAAGGGGTAACATGAAGTGTCTGGGTACTTGAGAAGCTGGGGCAAGAAGACAGGATTTGAGGACACCCTGAGGCCTTGTCGCAAATGCCTCCTACCAGTAACGAATTCTGTTTTGTCGCTTATAACTGGGGATTTCTTTGCCTTAAAGCTGGTTCAAGAGATTTAAGTATCAATTATGAAGAGAAGTTAGTtataggattttgtttgtttgtttggtttggtttggtttttcgagacaaggtttctctgtgtagccctggctgtcctggaactcactctgtagaccaggctggcctccaaccagcagggaaatctgcctgcctcagcctcccaagtgctgggatcaaaggtgtgcgccaccgcgcccggcagTCATAGGAATTTTTAATGGAAATTCTCAAGGCTAACAGTGGGACATTTACCTCATTACAAAATAGAAGAGGGTCTTTTTGACATCTGTAGTGAATATGTGGAGACTTTTCTTGTTGGTATTTCCTAAAGAGTAGTGCAAAATTATATTAGATcttataaatgtgtttattttatttatttgagagatGGCTTTGCCATGTAATTGAGGCTATCCTTGAGGTCACTgtcccctcccctaccccacctcaGCCCAGtaactgtgcctggcttttcttggtGAATTGTACATTGCATTTCTTTTCCATATTGGGATTAGATACTGTAAGAACTCTACTGGATTCTATTTCCTACTGCCAGTTTCCTTCTTGGCAAAGCAGTCTCATAGGCACCTCCTGTCCTGTTCTCGGccaccttcctccccttccctaaGTCAGCAAGGCATTGTGGGATATGGAGACAGGCTTCTCCGCCTGGGAGTCCATTGCTCCCCACCCCTGGTTTGTGGTTGTGCGTAACGACCCATAAGGTCGGTGTTGTAGTAATCCAGTTGTTGTGCTACAGGTAACCAAGAACCCATTCACACTGGGCGACAGCTCTAACCCTGACCAGTCAGAGAAACTGCAGGAGTTTAGCCAGAAGCTGGGCCAGGTAAGAGGACTCAGGCCATTTCTGTAATCCTAATTTCCCTATTCTTTCAACTTTTGGGAACCTCACCTTGTAAACTGGATTGGCTTTAGTCTGTCACCCATAGCCTCTTCCTTCCAGGATCTTTGTAAGAGTTACCTGCTAAGTCCTCCTCTCTCCTGTAGATCATCGAAGGCAAGATGAAGGCCCACTTTATCATGAATGATCCAGCAGGAAACAGTTACCTGCAGGTAAGTTAGGCCTTCCTGATGGTTCTATGGAGATATATTTTTGGAACTTCATAGCATTTGCATGATAGTCCTTAACAAGGAAAGCCTGGCTTCTAAGTCTTCAACTGGGGCTTTGGGCAGGACATGGAAggcaaggaagaaagggggaggtggTGGGAGCGGGAGTCCAAGTGTGTGCAGCCAAAGGTAGACAGGCCAGACCTCGTGTAGGCCTGCAGTCAGGTCCTCAGAAGGCCGTGAAAATGggaagtttaagaccagcctgtgcGATTTTCAACACTCTGTCTTAAGATAAAATAATGTGAACAAAAAGCCAAGGGTAACTGTTTACCTGGCTAGTGAGCGTGCTCAGTGCCCTAGGTTCAAAGTGAATACATAAGAAAGCGGGatcgagccgggtgtggtggcgcacgcctttagtcccagcactctggaggcagaggcaggaggatttctgagttcgaggccagcctggtctacagagtgagttccaggacagccagggctacacagagaaaccctgtctcaaa contains:
- the Apoa5 gene encoding apolipoprotein A-V codes for the protein MAALITWALALLSVFASTQARKSFWDYFSQNSWNKGMMGQPQKLAQENLKGSFEQDLYNMNNFLEKLGPLRGPGKEPPLLAQDPEGIRKQLQQELGEVSARLEPFMAAKHQQVGWNLEGLRQQLKPYTAELMEQVGLSVQELQEQLRVVGEDTKAQLLGGVDEALNLLQDMQSRVLHHTDRVKELFHPYAERLVTGIGHHVQELHRSVAPHAIASPARLSRCVQTLSNKLTLKAKDLHTSIQRNLDQLRDELSAFIRVSTDGAEDGDSLDPQALSEEVRQRLQAFRHDTYLQIAAFTQAIDQETEEIQHQLAPPPPSHSAFAPELGHSDSNKALSRLQSRLDDLWEDIAYGLHDQGHSHLSDPEGHSG
- the Zpr1 gene encoding zinc finger protein ZPR1; the encoded protein is MSASGAVQPGHPGAAVGPSPAAAASPATGPLFRPLSAEDEEQQPTEIESLCMNCYRNGTTRLLLTKIPFFREIIVSSFSCEHCGWNNTEIQSAGRIQDQGVRYTLTVRSQEDMNREVVKTDSATTRIPELDFEIPAFSQKGALTTVEGLISRAISGLEQDQPTRRAMEGAIAERIDEFIGKLKDLKQMASPFTLIIDDPSGNSFVENPHAPQKDNALVITYYDRTPQQAEMLGLQAEAPEEKAEEEDLRNEVLQFNTNCPECNAPAQTNMKLVQIPHFKEVIIMATNCENCGHRTNEVKSGGAVEPLGTRITLHITDPSDMTRDLLKSETCSVEIPELEFELGMAVLGGKFTTLEGLLKDIRELVTKNPFTLGDSSNPDQSEKLQEFSQKLGQIIEGKMKAHFIMNDPAGNSYLQNVYAPEDDPEMKVERYKRTFDQNEELGLNDMKTEGYEAGLAPQR